A single region of the Pontibacter kalidii genome encodes:
- a CDS encoding lipopolysaccharide biosynthesis protein, with amino-acid sequence MSKNLASKAVSGLKWGSVSTIANAVMQIGYTSAMARLLAPEAFGLVAIAGVIIRFGSYFAHLGLSQAIIQKEELSEDNIRAAFTSSTLLGLAFTLLVWALAPLATMFFDNGTFESEAVTPIVRVMSLAFLIAGLSATAFSLSERNMRFKELSIVETLSYVISYLGVGVLLAYLGYGVWSLVIATLTQSALVAIGAYVITRHNVLPHFKWESYKPLFSYGSKMSVISFLEFISQDMATILIGKTLGPYTLGIYDRAHRLVNLPMYMLTRTISRVIFPSFSKLQAETTKLASAYISSTTLLATIIIPTCLGLLVAAPEVVYVLLGDQWGESIPVLQVLCLAIPLSFITMFAGIVCDAKAVLNAKIVLTLLFIGVITGFFFLFRDQGLIGFAFAILAGELVRTLFYQTVLNRILKLSYSKQLLVYVPGIVNGMVIAAVIYVLSTMLRSVGLPHLLVLGAQISTGAVLFLVLTLFFPHKTLKNQINALLSRLGLEDNPTSYVGRLVLKYRKTVINSTEG; translated from the coding sequence ATGAGTAAAAACCTAGCCTCCAAAGCTGTCAGCGGCCTGAAGTGGGGATCCGTCTCTACCATCGCCAACGCAGTGATGCAGATCGGCTATACTTCGGCCATGGCCCGCCTGCTGGCCCCGGAGGCTTTCGGCCTGGTGGCTATTGCAGGTGTTATCATCCGGTTTGGCAGTTACTTCGCCCACCTTGGCCTTTCTCAGGCGATTATACAGAAGGAAGAGTTATCAGAGGATAACATTAGGGCGGCCTTTACATCGTCCACTCTATTAGGGTTAGCATTCACGCTGCTGGTGTGGGCACTGGCTCCTCTTGCTACCATGTTCTTTGACAACGGCACATTCGAGAGCGAGGCCGTCACCCCGATTGTCCGTGTCATGTCGCTTGCTTTTCTGATAGCTGGCCTCTCAGCCACAGCTTTTAGCCTGTCTGAGCGAAACATGCGTTTCAAGGAACTAAGTATCGTCGAGACGCTCTCTTATGTCATTTCGTATTTAGGTGTGGGGGTGCTGCTCGCTTACCTGGGCTATGGAGTTTGGAGCCTCGTTATCGCCACACTCACACAGTCTGCCCTTGTAGCAATTGGGGCTTACGTGATAACAAGGCATAACGTCCTGCCCCATTTTAAGTGGGAGTCTTATAAGCCATTGTTTAGCTATGGCAGCAAAATGTCTGTCATCAGTTTCCTGGAGTTTATCAGCCAGGACATGGCCACCATCCTTATTGGAAAGACACTCGGCCCCTACACGCTTGGCATATACGACAGGGCACACCGGCTGGTGAACCTGCCCATGTATATGCTTACACGCACCATCAGCCGTGTTATTTTCCCATCTTTCAGTAAGTTACAGGCAGAAACAACCAAGCTGGCCAGTGCCTATATTTCCAGCACGACGCTCCTGGCCACCATTATCATCCCCACTTGTCTGGGGTTGTTAGTGGCAGCGCCCGAAGTAGTATATGTCCTTTTAGGAGACCAGTGGGGCGAGTCGATCCCAGTGCTTCAGGTTCTCTGCCTGGCAATACCTTTGAGCTTTATAACCATGTTTGCCGGTATCGTGTGTGACGCCAAGGCCGTGCTCAACGCAAAGATAGTGCTCACACTGCTCTTTATAGGCGTGATCACGGGCTTCTTCTTTCTTTTCAGGGATCAGGGTTTGATAGGTTTCGCCTTTGCCATACTTGCCGGGGAACTGGTCCGTACCCTTTTCTACCAAACGGTACTTAATCGCATCCTGAAACTCAGCTATTCAAAACAACTCCTGGTATATGTGCCAGGTATAGTCAACGGAATGGTGATAGCTGCCGTGATATACGTTCTAAGCACCATGCTGCGAAGCGTTGGCCTGCCTCATCTACTTGTACTTGGCGCCCAGATCAGCACAGGGGCTGTTCTCTTTTTAGTCTTGACATTATTTTTCCCCCACAAGACCCTAAAGAACCAAATCAACGCGCTTCTCTCCAGGCTCGGGTTAGAGGATAACCCGACAAGTTACGTTGGCAGGCTCGTTTTGAAATACAGGAAAACTGTCATAAATAGTACAGAAGGATAA